One window of Tenacibaculum maritimum NCIMB 2154 genomic DNA carries:
- a CDS encoding TerB family tellurite resistance protein, translated as MSISDLYSSGKHKRDLGHFASIVKIAKTDGTISEGEQELLNNVAKRLNIHENEYKEILEDPAKFPINPPVSYDDRIERLYRLTKMVFADKEVTESEMLLMRKIAIGLSFPTENVEKVCDEAIHLVVNGNELEEFNSAIKKVNTI; from the coding sequence ATGTCGATTTCAGATTTATATTCAAGCGGAAAACATAAAAGAGATTTAGGTCATTTTGCAAGTATTGTGAAAATTGCCAAAACAGATGGTACTATTAGCGAGGGAGAACAAGAACTACTAAACAACGTTGCTAAGAGGTTAAATATTCATGAAAATGAGTATAAAGAAATTTTAGAAGATCCTGCTAAATTTCCTATAAACCCACCTGTAAGTTATGATGATAGAATTGAACGCTTGTATAGATTAACAAAAATGGTATTTGCTGATAAGGAAGTTACAGAAAGTGAAATGCTTCTTATGAGAAAAATAGCCATTGGTTTAAGCTTTCCTACTGAAAATGTAGAAAAAGTATGCGATGAAGCTATTCATTTAGTGGTAAATGGTAATGAATTAGAAGAATTTAATAGTGCTATTAAAAAGGTGAATACTATTTAA
- the tssD gene encoding type VI secretion system tube protein TssD — MNTVAKLCIGKGEWELHNTVITYYRCTRVTGRPATETMGGYVAVRFTPKGNEEMMLDWMFANRMEDGKTAYPRCLYVLKQAEIVFYEGDFNGRILFKYRLEDGTVIYFKESFNTLWGMETSVVFSAAIQYYKDTFYIKSWRENWKPPTKKESPFQDLTNTFNAIPKIL, encoded by the coding sequence ATGAATACCGTAGCAAAATTATGTATTGGCAAAGGTGAATGGGAACTTCATAATACAGTGATAACATATTATCGTTGCACCCGTGTTACAGGAAGACCAGCCACTGAAACTATGGGAGGTTATGTAGCCGTACGCTTTACTCCAAAAGGCAATGAAGAAATGATGCTAGATTGGATGTTTGCTAACAGAATGGAAGATGGAAAAACAGCATATCCTAGATGTTTATATGTGCTAAAACAAGCTGAAATAGTTTTTTATGAAGGAGATTTTAATGGGCGTATTCTTTTTAAATATAGACTTGAAGATGGTACGGTCATCTATTTTAAAGAAAGTTTTAATACGTTATGGGGAATGGAAACCAGTGTAGTTTTTTCAGCAGCCATACAATATTATAAAGATACATTTTATATAAAATCGTGGCGCGAAAACTGGAAACCGCCAACAAAAAAAGAGTCTCCTTTTCAAGACTTAACTAATACATTTAATGCCATCCCAAAAATTTTATAA
- a CDS encoding outer membrane beta-barrel protein — MNKNILLIFSILLTINVFGQINNNKNSWQIGVGLAITKFGESDAQFIGDKHLIQIPRVNLTMPISQKLSFDGALSFNTIDGVIKNSINYLSLDGSLRYNFNSFLGKIYPYVFTGGSLVDSERKTTPTLNVGAGATYWISDKVGLNTQLYYKYSFESFESMRSHIQITAGFVFDLNWSNVFGRGIGTTRVRTSSCHYDQHKI; from the coding sequence ATGAATAAAAACATATTATTAATTTTCAGTATATTATTAACTATCAATGTTTTTGGTCAAATTAATAATAATAAGAACTCTTGGCAAATAGGAGTTGGGCTTGCTATTACAAAATTTGGTGAAAGCGATGCGCAATTTATTGGTGATAAGCATTTAATACAGATACCTAGGGTAAATTTAACGATGCCTATTAGTCAAAAACTTTCTTTTGATGGGGCGCTTTCTTTCAATACTATAGATGGCGTTATTAAGAATTCTATAAACTATTTGTCGTTGGATGGCTCTTTGCGTTATAACTTTAATAGTTTTCTTGGAAAAATATATCCGTATGTTTTTACTGGTGGGAGTTTGGTAGATTCTGAAAGAAAAACTACACCTACATTAAACGTTGGTGCAGGTGCCACTTATTGGATTTCTGATAAGGTAGGTTTAAATACCCAATTGTACTATAAGTATTCTTTTGAAAGTTTTGAAAGTATGCGATCTCATATACAAATTACTGCTGGTTTTGTTTTTGATTTAAACTGGAGCAATGTTTTTGGTAGGGGAATAGGAACCACTAGGGTAAGAACCTCTTCATGTCATTACGATCAACACAAAATATAA
- a CDS encoding zinc metalloprotease, whose amino-acid sequence MGKTTGIISFDSGRGNTIEIALIEVLKPFRIDLEANNTDRKDGVFGFDTIPKKRIVEKNYDKLKQEYKPLTQKILGEEYIPSWLSIRKEQTVELELDWSKKRRAKDYTTISFEEHKDFTFEPKNLKDAKTVKITCNNTSETSAQILIKANSELVVGALNIFYKEPKNIDLEWCFVETQGNNIDYEKLKKGIKKEDLKKHIKKGVNPALIDINISNNNPQIVDLSVYTERLKQRGIIASNDLVGSYIVNSKKNNFIGAISMKHNESVNKLNLYFINLKCVNPNNIKEEGGFDLIGGFSPIGTGKAYVVLDDNNDIIPENIVHELMHGLGLRHTFEGTYNYKDYKTDNYMDYKNNKRHTYKWQWEKLHEYEKLK is encoded by the coding sequence ATGGGAAAAACTACTGGAATAATATCTTTTGATAGTGGGCGAGGAAATACTATAGAAATTGCATTGATAGAAGTATTAAAACCTTTTAGAATTGATTTAGAGGCAAATAATACAGATAGAAAAGATGGAGTTTTTGGTTTTGATACAATTCCTAAAAAACGAATTGTAGAAAAAAATTACGATAAATTAAAGCAAGAATATAAACCTCTTACCCAAAAGATATTAGGCGAGGAATATATACCAAGTTGGTTAAGTATACGAAAAGAACAAACAGTTGAATTAGAACTTGATTGGTCTAAAAAACGCCGAGCCAAAGACTATACAACTATTTCTTTTGAAGAACACAAAGATTTTACATTTGAACCTAAAAACCTAAAAGATGCTAAAACGGTAAAAATAACTTGTAATAATACTAGTGAAACATCTGCACAAATACTAATAAAGGCAAATAGTGAGTTAGTAGTAGGTGCGTTAAATATTTTTTATAAAGAGCCTAAAAATATTGATTTAGAATGGTGCTTTGTAGAAACTCAAGGAAATAATATAGACTACGAAAAGTTGAAGAAAGGAATTAAAAAAGAAGATTTAAAAAAGCACATTAAAAAGGGGGTAAACCCTGCATTAATTGATATTAACATCAGTAATAATAATCCTCAAATTGTTGATTTAAGTGTTTATACAGAAAGGTTAAAACAACGAGGTATTATAGCATCAAATGATTTAGTAGGTAGTTATATTGTAAATAGTAAAAAAAATAATTTTATAGGTGCTATTTCAATGAAACACAACGAAAGTGTAAATAAATTAAATTTGTATTTTATCAATTTAAAATGTGTAAATCCTAATAATATTAAGGAGGAGGGGGGATTTGATTTAATAGGAGGTTTTTCACCAATAGGTACAGGTAAAGCCTATGTTGTATTAGATGATAATAATGATATAATACCTGAAAACATAGTACACGAATTAATGCACGGATTAGGGCTTAGACATACTTTTGAAGGAACTTATAACTATAAGGACTACAAAACAGATAACTATATGGACTATAAAAACAATAAAAGACATACTTATAAATGGCAATGGGAAAAATTACACGAATATGAAAAACTTAAATAA
- the tssD gene encoding type VI secretion system tube protein TssD, with the protein MNTVAKLCIGKDEWELHNTVITYYRCTRVTGRPATETMGGYVAVRFTPKGNEEMMLDWMFANRMEDGKTAYPRCLYVLKQAEIVFYEGDFNGRILFKYRLEDGTVIYFKESFNTLLGMETSVVFSAAIQYYKDTFYIKSWRENWKPPTKKESPFQDLTNTFNATPKIL; encoded by the coding sequence ATGAATACCGTAGCAAAATTATGTATTGGCAAAGATGAATGGGAACTTCATAATACAGTGATAACATATTATCGTTGCACCCGTGTTACAGGAAGACCGGCCACTGAAACTATGGGAGGTTATGTAGCCGTACGCTTTACTCCAAAAGGCAATGAAGAAATGATGCTAGATTGGATGTTTGCCAACAGAATGGAAGATGGAAAAACAGCATATCCTAGATGTTTATATGTGTTAAAACAAGCTGAAATAGTTTTTTATGAAGGAGATTTTAATGGGCGTATTCTTTTTAAATATAGACTTGAAGATGGTACGGTCATCTATTTTAAAGAAAGTTTTAATACGTTATTGGGAATGGAAACCAGTGTAGTTTTTTCAGCAGCCATACAATATTATAAAGATACATTTTATATAAAATCGTGGCGCGAAAACTGGAAACCGCCAACAAAAAAAGAGTCTCCTTTTCAAGACTTAACTAATACATTTAATGCCACCCCAAAAATTTTATAA
- a CDS encoding transposase: MKATRQSTVEPVFGTLTQFMGLRKINTIGFIQANKVMHMAAIAYNLKKYLNFIPKKVKSDHRVSFFILFNTNVFKNKQRSVLSSFYFSF, translated from the coding sequence ATGAAAGCCACAAGACAAAGTACTGTAGAGCCTGTCTTTGGGACACTAACCCAGTTCATGGGGTTACGAAAAATAAATACTATTGGTTTCATACAAGCAAATAAGGTAATGCATATGGCTGCCATCGCTTATAACCTAAAGAAGTACCTAAATTTTATACCAAAAAAGGTAAAAAGTGACCATAGAGTATCATTTTTCATTTTATTCAATACAAACGTCTTTAAAAACAAACAGCGGTCGGTTTTGAGTTCATTCTATTTTAGTTTTTGA